The Martelella sp. AD-3 genome includes a region encoding these proteins:
- a CDS encoding IS110 family transposase, with protein sequence MGEDTLFVGLDVHKETIAVAVAEGIRGGEVRYLGEIRNSHEAVRRLVAKLGKHEAILRFCYEAGPCGYVLHRQLTDLRQDCIVVAPSLTPARPGDRVKTDRRDAVLLARLHRADELTAVWVPDEGHEAIRDLVRARTSAMENRRRARQQLAGFLLRHGRIYRSGLNWTKKHRRWLSTLRFGHPAHQIVLQEYVDAVDDADKRLSRLETQIKMLIPEWSLGPVVQAIQAMRGVRLISAVTIVAETGDINRFDTPRQFMSYLGLVPSEYSSGGSTRRGGITKAGSKEARRVLIEGAWAYRCHAAVGSEHSGRLEALPKPVRDIAWKAQIRLCARYRRLSSRGKVQTVVTTAIAREMAAFIWAIARHVHPASPAA encoded by the coding sequence ATGGGAGAGGATACATTATTTGTCGGGCTTGACGTCCACAAAGAGACAATCGCTGTCGCTGTGGCGGAAGGCATACGTGGCGGTGAAGTGCGTTATCTCGGAGAGATTAGGAACTCACACGAAGCCGTTCGACGTCTGGTCGCCAAGCTCGGGAAGCATGAAGCCATACTCCGCTTCTGCTACGAGGCCGGTCCCTGCGGCTATGTCCTTCACAGGCAACTGACAGATCTCCGTCAGGATTGCATCGTCGTTGCGCCATCTCTGACACCGGCGCGCCCTGGAGACCGGGTTAAGACAGACCGCAGAGATGCCGTCCTGCTGGCACGCCTGCATCGCGCCGATGAGCTCACCGCAGTCTGGGTTCCCGATGAAGGACATGAAGCGATCCGCGACCTGGTGCGGGCCCGCACGTCGGCGATGGAGAATCGGCGTCGGGCCCGACAACAGCTTGCCGGTTTCCTTTTGCGGCACGGCCGCATCTACAGATCGGGGCTAAACTGGACGAAGAAACATCGGCGATGGTTGTCAACGCTCCGATTTGGACATCCTGCACATCAGATTGTCCTGCAGGAATACGTCGACGCTGTCGATGATGCCGACAAGAGGCTTTCCCGGCTCGAAACACAGATAAAGATGTTAATCCCAGAGTGGTCACTGGGGCCAGTCGTGCAAGCGATCCAGGCCATGCGTGGCGTGAGGCTCATCTCAGCCGTCACCATCGTCGCAGAGACCGGCGATATAAACCGCTTCGATACGCCGCGGCAGTTCATGAGCTATCTCGGTCTCGTGCCATCAGAGTATTCCAGTGGAGGCAGCACCAGAAGGGGCGGAATCACCAAGGCAGGTTCAAAAGAGGCCCGACGCGTCTTGATTGAAGGTGCATGGGCCTACCGATGCCATGCGGCTGTCGGATCAGAACACTCAGGCAGACTGGAGGCACTTCCCAAACCTGTCAGAGACATCGCTTGGAAAGCACAGATCAGACTGTGTGCCAGATACCGGCGCCTGAGTTCACGCGGAAAAGTGCAGACTGTTGTAACCACAGCAATAGCCAGAGAGATGGCTGCCTTTATCTGGGCCATCGCACGCCATGTTCATCCGGCGTCGCCCGCCGCCTGA
- the gpW gene encoding gpW family head-tail joining protein: MLSTDERLTLETRLGEAKLALHRLEIGQSAVTLSYDGESVTYSGADRSSLRAYIRDLETKLGFRRSSRPRGRGVIFG, from the coding sequence ATGCTTTCGACAGACGAACGGCTGACGCTGGAAACCCGGCTCGGCGAGGCGAAGCTTGCGCTTCACAGGCTGGAGATCGGCCAGAGCGCGGTGACGCTGTCCTATGACGGGGAGAGCGTCACATACTCGGGCGCCGATCGATCATCGCTGCGCGCCTATATCCGCGATCTCGAAACGAAGCTGGGCTTTCGCCGGTCATCGCGGCCGCGCGGGCGGGGAGTGATCTTCGGATGA
- a CDS encoding phage terminase large subunit family protein has protein sequence MTMLFNPERLKFEALASACEPPPPVDYLGWAKSNIVFSERISAFPGPYREDMFPFFSEILRALSPDDPCSIVTLSKSAQVGGTVLANIFLLGTLDLDPCDFLYVHPTEENASRWSKTKLMPLLRETVSVRALFPEAGRDGGNSILYKERVDGRGAVQAAGANSAAGLSMISPRAQVQDDLAKWVYNEAGDPESQADSRSKAFFNRKVFKISTPLIAPGCRITANYLAGTQERYHVPCPHCHELQPLEWENMRDHIDPQHPEQAHFVCVHCGCEIHEHHRQWMVDPANGAYWVAKYPERARYHRSFHIWVPYSPLESWEAIARAWLKVQSGGEDDKEKGAGAEQVFFNDTLGLAYEADNKAIAWEDLRDRAEETGFRRGVVPGDMLALTIGIDVQGDRVEWLLRGWGRNKMSAVIDYGVIDSRAGSHLPGYREHSGHISEYQVIEALDRLIAKRWPDENGRMREVDRVAIDGNAYTEDVWFWARRHPRSKVIMVRGDNRDAAPLLSQVREYDKRGRPKKQKWSTRFFNFNASVMKMGLYRDFRKDDPEQPGFISFAVGLGDAFYQQATSEVRIKEKDRNGYPRWVWKLPDGQRNEVLDMLNQSRAAAIRLNVPYWTDEEWDARAEELARQEPEEQGDLEDLIGSLAVAVKAVSDAGKTPDEKPATSPGTPVSDRVAAAMRRAERAAQRTRPD, from the coding sequence ATGACCATGCTGTTCAATCCGGAGCGGCTGAAGTTCGAGGCGCTTGCAAGTGCGTGCGAACCGCCGCCGCCGGTCGACTATCTCGGCTGGGCGAAGAGCAATATCGTCTTCTCCGAGCGCATCTCGGCCTTTCCGGGACCGTATCGGGAAGACATGTTCCCGTTCTTCTCCGAGATCCTGCGGGCATTGTCGCCGGACGATCCGTGCTCGATCGTCACGCTGTCGAAGTCGGCGCAGGTCGGCGGTACGGTGCTGGCAAACATCTTTCTGCTCGGAACGCTCGATCTCGACCCTTGCGATTTCCTCTATGTCCATCCGACCGAAGAAAACGCCTCGCGCTGGTCGAAGACCAAGCTGATGCCGCTCCTGCGCGAGACCGTCTCCGTGCGGGCTCTGTTCCCCGAAGCCGGCCGCGATGGCGGCAATTCGATCCTCTACAAGGAACGGGTCGACGGGCGGGGTGCTGTACAGGCGGCCGGCGCCAATTCGGCCGCTGGCCTTTCGATGATCTCGCCGCGCGCCCAGGTGCAGGATGATCTGGCCAAATGGGTCTATAACGAGGCGGGCGATCCGGAAAGCCAGGCCGACAGCCGGTCGAAGGCCTTCTTCAACCGCAAGGTCTTCAAGATCTCGACGCCGCTGATTGCGCCGGGCTGCCGGATCACGGCCAACTATCTCGCGGGAACGCAGGAACGCTATCATGTGCCGTGCCCGCACTGCCATGAGCTACAGCCGCTCGAATGGGAGAATATGCGCGATCACATCGATCCGCAGCATCCCGAACAGGCGCACTTCGTTTGCGTTCATTGCGGCTGCGAGATCCACGAGCATCATCGCCAGTGGATGGTCGACCCGGCAAATGGCGCCTACTGGGTGGCCAAATATCCGGAACGGGCGCGTTATCACCGCTCGTTCCATATCTGGGTGCCGTATTCGCCGCTTGAAAGCTGGGAGGCGATTGCCCGGGCCTGGCTGAAGGTTCAGTCGGGCGGGGAAGATGACAAGGAAAAGGGCGCCGGCGCCGAGCAGGTGTTCTTCAACGATACGCTCGGGCTTGCCTATGAGGCCGACAACAAGGCGATTGCCTGGGAAGACCTGCGCGACCGGGCCGAGGAAACCGGCTTCCGGCGCGGCGTTGTTCCCGGCGACATGCTGGCGCTGACTATCGGCATCGACGTCCAGGGCGATCGCGTCGAATGGCTGCTTCGCGGCTGGGGCCGCAACAAGATGAGCGCGGTCATCGACTATGGCGTGATCGACAGCCGGGCGGGCAGTCACCTGCCGGGCTATCGCGAGCATTCGGGCCATATCTCGGAATATCAGGTCATAGAGGCGCTTGACCGGCTGATTGCCAAGCGCTGGCCGGACGAGAACGGGCGGATGCGCGAGGTCGACCGTGTCGCGATCGACGGCAATGCCTATACCGAGGATGTCTGGTTCTGGGCCCGGCGCCATCCGCGTTCGAAAGTGATCATGGTGCGCGGCGATAATCGCGATGCCGCACCGCTGCTCAGTCAGGTGCGCGAATATGACAAGCGCGGAAGGCCGAAGAAACAGAAATGGTCGACGCGGTTCTTCAACTTCAACGCCTCGGTGATGAAGATGGGGCTTTACCGGGATTTCCGGAAGGATGATCCCGAACAGCCGGGCTTCATCAGCTTTGCCGTTGGTCTCGGCGATGCCTTCTATCAGCAGGCCACATCCGAGGTTCGGATCAAGGAAAAGGATCGCAACGGCTATCCGCGCTGGGTGTGGAAACTGCCCGATGGGCAGCGCAACGAAGTGCTCGACATGCTCAATCAGTCGCGCGCTGCCGCCATCCGCCTCAACGTGCCTTACTGGACGGATGAGGAATGGGATGCACGGGCGGAAGAACTTGCCCGGCAGGAACCGGAAGAGCAGGGCGATCTCGAGGACCTGATCGGCAGCCTTGCCGTTGCGGTGAAGGCCGTCAGCGATGCGGGCAAGACGCCGGACGAGAAGCCGGCCACTTCACCGGGCACACCGGTTTCCGACCGCGTTGCGGCGGCGATGCGCCGGGCCGAACGGGCGGCGCAACGCACCCGGCCGGACTAA